Proteins from a single region of Gossypium arboreum isolate Shixiya-1 chromosome 1, ASM2569848v2, whole genome shotgun sequence:
- the LOC108481215 gene encoding probably inactive receptor-like protein kinase At5g41680, with protein sequence MSGESSRKMQRREGFNMFVKGLICIAVVPLLTTVCMGGELSESQSLLSFIRSVDPQMKLGAYLWNEFSKSPCLVKSEVVKCNLQGTSIIEIRLESLNLSGVINADALCKLQSLEVLSLARNQIHGTIPRSVSYCKRLRYLNLSSNSLSGRVSWSTLTKLKYLKSLDISNNHFTNREFELVYKYSQLNATVQNENVAGTPTESNNNKSNTLLWTFVPLFLGLGFFFMFLYCMGKVLGKRSKANEIPRAIKESPLKHVPVNAIQELKPEGRHQELVFFVEDHERFKLDDLLDASANLRSQSLYTSLYKVILKNNATYAVKRLKKLQVSFKEFEQTMRRIGNLKHRNILPLVGYRCTNTEKLLFYKYQSNGSLLSLLRGYIEGKKEFPWRLRLTIATGIARGLAFIYQSSNDQDSIPHGNLKLSNILLGENMEPLISEYGISRLLDPKKNCLVPSNGYMAPEKSLSEQGDVFSFGIILLELLTGKTVEKTGVDLPKWVGSMVREEWTGEVFGKDVTKDAMQWAFPLLNIALKCVSHSPKDRLTTAEVLQKIDEALFAHEDRTVSSMSSWESGPRDCCMLHSVIPETWDTPGSNY encoded by the exons ATGAGCGGTGAAAGTAGTCGAAAGATGCAGAGAAGAGAAGGCTTTAACATGTTTGTCAAGGGGCTAATATGCATTGCAGTTGTTCCTCTGTTAACCACAGTGTGTATGGGAGGTGAGTTAAGTGAATCCCAATCTTTGCTTAGCTTCATTAGATCAGTTGATCCACAAATGAAACTAGGAGCTTACCTATGGAATGAGTTTTCAAAAAGTCCCTGCTTGGTTAAATCTGAAGTTGTGAAGTGCAATCTGCAGGGTACCTCCATAATAGAAATAAGGCTTGAAAGCTTGAATCTCAGTGGGGTAATCAATGCAGATGCCCTTTGTAAGCTCCAAAGCCTTGAAGTTCTTAGCTTAGCGAGGAACCAAATACATGGGACGATACCTCGGTCAGTATCGTACTGCAAAAGGTTGAGGTATCTAAACTTAAGCAGCAATTCTTTAAGTGGGAGAGTTTCATGGAGTACTCTAACCAAGTTGAAATATCTCAAGAGCTTGGACATCTCCAACAATCATTTCACTAACCGAGAATTCGAGCTCGTTTATAAGTATAGTCAGTTAAATGCAACCGTTCAGAATGAAAATGTTGCAGGAACACCAACAGAGTCTAATAATAACAAGTCAAACACACTATTGTGGACTTTCGTACCTTTATTTCTTGGCCTTGGGTTCTTCTTTATGTTCTTATATTGTATGGGCAAGGTACTAGGTAAAAGAAGTAAAGCTAATGAGATTCCAAGGGCTATCAAAGAATCTCCTCTCAAACATGTTCCAGTCAATGCAATACAAGAACTGAAGCCTGAGGGTAGACATCAAGAGCTTGTGTTCTTTGTTGAAGACCATGAAAGATTTAAGCTAGATGATCTACTAGATGCCTCAGCTAATTTACGAAGCCAAAGCCTTTATACCAGCCTTTACAAGGTAATACTTAAGAACAATGCTACTTATGCTGTCAAAAGATTGAAGAAATTGCAGGTTTCTTTTAAAGAGTTTGAGCAAACAATGAGGCGGATAGGGAacttgaagcatcgaaacattcTTCCTCTTGTCGGATATCGTTGTACCAACACAGAGAAACTTCTTTTCTACAAGTACCAGAGCAATGGAAGCCTACTAAGCTTGCTACGAG GCTACATTGAGGGTAAAAAAGAATTTCCATGGAGACTTAGGCTGACAATAGCAACTGGAATTGCAAGGGGATTGGCATTCATATACCAGAGTTCCAATGACCAGGACAGCATTCCTCATGGAAATCTAAAGCTATCAAATATATTGTTGGGTGAAAACATGGAACCATTAATAAGTGAATACGGGATCTCAAGGCTTTTAGACCCTAAAAAGAATTGCCTCGTCCCCTCCAACGGTTACATGGCACCGGAGAAGAGTTTATCGGAACAAGGCGATGTCTTCAGCTTCGGGATTATCCTACTGGAGTTACTAACCGGAAAAACCGTGGAAAAAACCGGGGTAGACCTTCCTAAGTGGGTGGGGTCAATGGTGAGGGAAGAATGGACAGGAGAGGTGTTTGGCAAGGATGTCACCAAAGATGCAATGCAGTGGGCATTTCCTTTGCTAAATATTGCTCTTAAGTGTGTCTCACATTCACCAAAAGATAGACTAACTACAGCTGAGGTTTTGCAGAAGATAGATGAGGCTTTGTTTGCGCACGAAGATCGTACGGTCTCCTCTATGTCTTCATGGGAATCTGGTCCCCGTGATTGTTGTATGCTGCATAGTGTCATACCTGAGACTTGGGACACTCCAGGATCAAATTATTAG
- the LOC108483540 gene encoding heterogeneous nuclear ribonucleoprotein 1 isoform X1, with product MESDLGKLFIGGISWDTDEERLKEYFRKYGEVVEAMIMRDRFTGRARGFGFIVFADPAVAERVIMDKHMIDGRTVEAKKAVPRDDQNILNRNMSSITASPGPGRTKKIFVGGLASSVTETDFKNYFDQFGTITDVVVMYDHNTQRPRGFGFITYDSEDAVDRVLHKTFHELKGKLVEVKRAVPKELSPGPARSPVIGYNYGLSRTANFLNSYAQGYNLSPLADLGVRMDGRFNPLASGRTGFPPFNNPGYGIGMDMEPGMGPNFGGSSNFGNNLGYGRLISPYYGGISNRYNTPIGYGVGSGRNDSNLSSGTRDIWGNGSLSNATNATSPGGFLGTGRGSFGPLGNSGVNWSPSPPIQSGGNAPGYTGGSAGFGSADDNYGLGGGGYGRNGGTVTAPTSSFAGPTGNFKGSYGDLYHSGSVYGDSTWQSTTADLDGSSSFSYGLGNVSVDGTAGSSEDYVGSYGVASRQSSRVSLVSYPGIAA from the exons ATGGAATCAGATCTTGGTAAGCTCTTCATTGGTGGGATATCTTGGGACACTGATGAGGAACGTCTCAAGGAGTATTTCAGGAAATATGGAGAAGTGGTGGAAGCAATGATCATGAGAGATCGGTTTACTGGTCGTGCCCGTGGATTCGGTTTCATTGTCTTTGCTGATCCTGCTGTTGCTGAGAGGGTAATTATGGATAAGCATATGATTGATGGCCGCACG GTTGAGGCGAAGAAGGCTGTTCCTAGGGATGATCAAAACATTTTAAACAGGAACATGAGTAGCATCACTGCGTCTCCAGGTCCTGGACGCACTAAAAAGATTTTTGTTGGAGGTTTAGCCTCTTCGGTCACAGAGACTGACTTTAAGAACTACTTTGATCAGTTTGGTACAATTACAGATGTTGTGGTGATGTATGATCATAATACGCAAAGGCCAAGAGGGTTTGGTTTCATCACTTATGATTCAGAGGATGCGGTAGATAGAGTTCTACATAAAACATTCCATGAACTCAAAGGGAAATTGGTTGAGGTCAAGAGGGCAGTTCCTAAAGAACTATCTCCAGGCCCTGCCCGCAGCCCTGTGATTGGATATAATTATGGTTTGAGTAGGACTGCCAACTTTCTCAATAGTTATGCTCAGGGATATAATCTTAGCCCACTAGCCGACTTAGGAGTTAGGATGGATGGTAGGTTTAATCCTCTTGCTTCTGGTCGAACTGGGTTTCCTCCATTTAATAACCCTGGCTATGGAATAGGTATGGATATGGAACCGGGAATGGGCCCAAACTTTGGTGGGAGTTCTAACTTTGGCAACAATCTTGGATATGGACGGTTAATTAGCCCCTATTATGGTGGGATTTCAAACAGGTATAATACTCCTATTGGCTATGGTGTTGGAAGTGGAAGAAATGATTCTAATTTAAGCTCTGGTACTCGGGATATCTGGGGAAATGGAAGCCTTAGCAATGCCACAAATGCCACCAGCCCTGGTGGATTCTTGGGGACTGGAAGGGGGAGTTTTGGTCCTTTAGGAAATAGTGGGGTTAATTGGAGCCCTTCTCCTCCCATTCAAAGTGGAGGAAATGCCCCTGGCTATACTGGTGGGAGTGCTGGTTTTGGAAGTGCCGATGACAACTATGGTTTGGGTGGGGGAGGATATGGAAGAAACGGTGGCACTGTCACGGCTCCAACATCTTCTTTTGCTGGGCCAACCGGTAATTTTAAGGGGTCCTATGGAGATCTTTACCATAGTGGTTCAGTTTATGGTGATTCAACTTGGCAGTCAACAACTGCTGACTTGGATGGTTCTAGCTCATTCAGTTATGGGCTTGGGAATGTGTCCGTAGATGGTACTGCAGGATCCTCCGAGGATTATGTTGGAAGCTACGGTGTTGCTAGTAGACAGTCGAGTAGAG TCTCTTTGGTTTCTTATCCAGGAATTGCTGCCTAG
- the LOC108483540 gene encoding heterogeneous nuclear ribonucleoprotein 1 isoform X2, with the protein MESDLGKLFIGGISWDTDEERLKEYFRKYGEVVEAMIMRDRFTGRARGFGFIVFADPAVAERVIMDKHMIDGRTVEAKKAVPRDDQNILNRNMSSITASPGPGRTKKIFVGGLASSVTETDFKNYFDQFGTITDVVVMYDHNTQRPRGFGFITYDSEDAVDRVLHKTFHELKGKLVEVKRAVPKELSPGPARSPVIGYNYGLSRTANFLNSYAQGYNLSPLADLGVRMDGRFNPLASGRTGFPPFNNPGYGIGMDMEPGMGPNFGGSSNFGNNLGYGRLISPYYGGISNRYNTPIGYGVGSGRNDSNLSSGTRDIWGNGSLSNATNATSPGGFLGTGRGSFGPLGNSGVNWSPSPPIQSGGNAPGYTGGSAGFGSADDNYGLGGGGYGRNGGTVTAPTSSFAGPTGNFKGSYGDLYHSGSVYGDSTWQSTTADLDGSSSFSYGLGNVSVDGTAGSSEDYVGSYGVASRQSSRGIAA; encoded by the exons ATGGAATCAGATCTTGGTAAGCTCTTCATTGGTGGGATATCTTGGGACACTGATGAGGAACGTCTCAAGGAGTATTTCAGGAAATATGGAGAAGTGGTGGAAGCAATGATCATGAGAGATCGGTTTACTGGTCGTGCCCGTGGATTCGGTTTCATTGTCTTTGCTGATCCTGCTGTTGCTGAGAGGGTAATTATGGATAAGCATATGATTGATGGCCGCACG GTTGAGGCGAAGAAGGCTGTTCCTAGGGATGATCAAAACATTTTAAACAGGAACATGAGTAGCATCACTGCGTCTCCAGGTCCTGGACGCACTAAAAAGATTTTTGTTGGAGGTTTAGCCTCTTCGGTCACAGAGACTGACTTTAAGAACTACTTTGATCAGTTTGGTACAATTACAGATGTTGTGGTGATGTATGATCATAATACGCAAAGGCCAAGAGGGTTTGGTTTCATCACTTATGATTCAGAGGATGCGGTAGATAGAGTTCTACATAAAACATTCCATGAACTCAAAGGGAAATTGGTTGAGGTCAAGAGGGCAGTTCCTAAAGAACTATCTCCAGGCCCTGCCCGCAGCCCTGTGATTGGATATAATTATGGTTTGAGTAGGACTGCCAACTTTCTCAATAGTTATGCTCAGGGATATAATCTTAGCCCACTAGCCGACTTAGGAGTTAGGATGGATGGTAGGTTTAATCCTCTTGCTTCTGGTCGAACTGGGTTTCCTCCATTTAATAACCCTGGCTATGGAATAGGTATGGATATGGAACCGGGAATGGGCCCAAACTTTGGTGGGAGTTCTAACTTTGGCAACAATCTTGGATATGGACGGTTAATTAGCCCCTATTATGGTGGGATTTCAAACAGGTATAATACTCCTATTGGCTATGGTGTTGGAAGTGGAAGAAATGATTCTAATTTAAGCTCTGGTACTCGGGATATCTGGGGAAATGGAAGCCTTAGCAATGCCACAAATGCCACCAGCCCTGGTGGATTCTTGGGGACTGGAAGGGGGAGTTTTGGTCCTTTAGGAAATAGTGGGGTTAATTGGAGCCCTTCTCCTCCCATTCAAAGTGGAGGAAATGCCCCTGGCTATACTGGTGGGAGTGCTGGTTTTGGAAGTGCCGATGACAACTATGGTTTGGGTGGGGGAGGATATGGAAGAAACGGTGGCACTGTCACGGCTCCAACATCTTCTTTTGCTGGGCCAACCGGTAATTTTAAGGGGTCCTATGGAGATCTTTACCATAGTGGTTCAGTTTATGGTGATTCAACTTGGCAGTCAACAACTGCTGACTTGGATGGTTCTAGCTCATTCAGTTATGGGCTTGGGAATGTGTCCGTAGATGGTACTGCAGGATCCTCCGAGGATTATGTTGGAAGCTACGGTGTTGCTAGTAGACAGTCGAGTAGAG GAATTGCTGCCTAG